CCACGGATAGTTGACATCGCCGGTCATGTCGATCACATTGCCTATGCCGCGCGACAGCACTACCGTGCCGCCGATCGTGATATTCTTGATCTTCCGCGCGTCGAAACGCGGCTGTTTATCCCAGCGCCATTTGGTCAGGCGCAAAGGATATTCCCGCGGATTTTCCCAAAAATAGACTCCGTCCAGCCGCAAAGTCCGCCAGGAAACATCCGTGTGATACCAGGGCACAAGCGCCAGAGCGTCAGGCTTGTCGCGCAAAAAACGCCGCAGCTCAGCCAAGTCGTCAGCCACAATGACTTCGCCGGCCGCCACGCCGCCGCGCCGGATGCGTCCGCGCCAGTCCCGCAAAATGATCAAGGGAATTTTGCCAGCCGCGATATCCTGCAGTTCGGCGGCGCGCAGATCGTAAAACTCGCTGCGCTGATCGGCCACGTATAAGAGCGGCGCGCTGACCCAAAACAAGCGCAAAAAAAGCAAATAGAGCAAAACGGCCAGTACCGTCAGCGTAACGTGCTTGCGGCGAATTTTCATTTCCGGCGGATGGGCGCTTTTTTCGGTTTGGCGCGGCGCGGCGTTTTGGCTATTTTTGCTACCGCCCGTTTTTCTTTGTACCGGCAGTATTGCACGGACAGCTCGAACAACAAATAAAACGGCAGCGCGACGGTCAGCTGGCTGACCACATCAGGCGGTGTTACGATCGCGCCAAAAATCAGCGAGATCACAATTACCACGCGGCGCAGTCTGCTGATATCCTGCACATCTAAAATTTTTAAACTATACAAAACAAGCACCAGCAAAGGCACTTGAAAAACCAAAAAGAAGATCAACAAATTGGTGATCACAAAACCGGTCAGATAATTCAAACTCCACATGCTCTGCAATTGCAGCAAATGGGAAAAACTGTCGAAATAGGGAATAAAAACTTTGATCGCCAAAAACCAGCCAAAAACACTGCCCGCAATCCCGAGCGCAAAACTGATCGGCACATAGATCAGCAGGCGCCGTTCACGTTCGTACAAAGCCGGCCGCACATAATTCAAGATAAAGAGCAAAATTGCCGGCAGACAAACGATCAGCATCAGCAGCAAAGTCAGCTGCATAACATTCATCACGGCTTCCACTGGCGACAGCGTGGCCACCGTCACCGCGTAACTGGCGGATAAAAAATCCACGAACCATTGCAAAATATGGATAGAGCACCAGAAGCCCAGGCAAAAGAGCCCCAGTAAAAATAGCAGCAAAAAGATCATGCCACGCCTGCTTATTTGTACTTTTTGGTTTTTCTAGCTGTTTTCTTTATTTGCAGAGCTTCCTCCGCGTCATCTTTGGCTTCGTTGAATTCCGTAATAAAACGCCCCAGCGATTTAGCCAATTTCGGCAGCTGCGCGCCACCAAAAAGCAGAATGATCACCACCGCAATTAATAATAATTCTGTTCCACCCAGCATAAAAATCCCCCTTTCTGAAAGTATATTTCTTTAATTATAGCACAATATCTTGCCATAAACACTACCCTGTTGTATAAT
The Candidatus Margulisiibacteriota bacterium DNA segment above includes these coding regions:
- a CDS encoding twin-arginine translocase subunit TatC, whose product is MIFLLLFLLGLFCLGFWCSIHILQWFVDFLSASYAVTVATLSPVEAVMNVMQLTLLLMLIVCLPAILLFILNYVRPALYERERRLLIYVPISFALGIAGSVFGWFLAIKVFIPYFDSFSHLLQLQSMWSLNYLTGFVITNLLIFFLVFQVPLLVLVLYSLKILDVQDISRLRRVVIVISLIFGAIVTPPDVVSQLTVALPFYLLFELSVQYCRYKEKRAVAKIAKTPRRAKPKKAPIRRK
- a CDS encoding twin-arginine translocase TatA/TatE family subunit, translated to MLGGTELLLIAVVIILLFGGAQLPKLAKSLGRFITEFNEAKDDAEEALQIKKTARKTKKYK